The following proteins come from a genomic window of Oncorhynchus mykiss isolate Arlee chromosome 19, USDA_OmykA_1.1, whole genome shotgun sequence:
- the LOC110498389 gene encoding transcription factor E2F2, giving the protein MMRMPKGVSPASSRGAIGGLSCSQNKVLSGVKTEFFSTGLPSPPMNSVPAGYFTQICNTTAAEQRANCLYATPHGPEAKPIRSSSGRLPAKRKLDLEDPLYLPDFRTPKGKGSTAAASHPSPKTPKSPGERTRYDTSLGLLTKKFVGLLSESPDGVLDLNWATEVLEVQKRRIYDITNVLEGVQLIRKKSKNNIQWLVGGVFEGSASSGEKSRALRRELGELERAEKALDDLITSSSAQIKELTEHRDNQRLGYVTYQDIRSIARLQDQTVIAVKAPSETKLEVPESSGGSQQIYLKSKNGPIEVYLCPEEGLEDASPVKSTTTPRKEYSHHPLGHTATTSPAMAPPQYTTIKQEVKQEPMEAELSRPTPVVPNASTSSSTTLLDVEGLLGLPPSMLQMTEDQLSGPGFTPDPNAPFVSFSPALDHDDYLWGLEDGEGVSDFFDTYDLGDLLRS; this is encoded by the exons ATGATGCGGATGCCCAAAGGCGTTTCTCCTGCGTCTAGTCGAGGTGCTATAGGGGGACTGTCGTGTTCGCAGAATAAAGTTTTGTCCGGAGTGAAGACCGAGTTCTTCAGCACCGGGTTACCCAGTCCACCGATGAACTCGGTACCGGCTGGATACTTTACCCAAATATGCAACACGACAGCGGCCGAACAAAGGGCGAACTGCCTGTATGCTACCCCCCATGGACCCGAAGCTAAACCCATCAGATCATCCTCCGGCCGTCTCCCG GCCAAGCGAAAGCTGGACCTGGAGGACCCGCTCTACCTCCCTGACTTCAGGACTCCTAAAGGGAAGGGGAGCACAGCCGCAGCCAGTCATCCAAGTCCCAAAA CGCCCAAGTCTCCTGGTGAGCGGACGCGCTACGACACCTCGCTGGGTTTGCTGACCAAGAAGTTTGTTGGCCTGCTGAGCGAGTCACCTGACGGCGTGCTGGACCTCAACTGGGCCACCGAGGTCCTCGAGGTACAGAAGAGACGCATCTATGACATCACCAACGTGCTGGAGGGCGTGCAGCTGATCCGCAAGAAGTCCAAGAACAACATCCAGTGGTT GGTGGGCGGTGTGTTCGAGGGCTCGGCCAGCAGCGGGGAGAAGTCACGTGCCCTGCGACGAGAGCTGGGTGAGCTGGAGAGGGCTGAGAAGGCCTTGGATGATCTGATCACGTCCAGTAGTGCCCAGATCAAGGAGCTGACCGAACACAGAGACAACCAGCGGCTAGGCTACGTTACCTACCAGGACATCAGGTCGATAGCCCGTCTGCAGGACCAGACGGTCATCGCTGTCAAGGCCCCGTCAGAAACCAAGCTGGAGGTCCCAGAGTCCTCAGGG GGCTCCCAACAGATCTACCTGAAGAGTAAGAACGGCCCCATCGAGGTGTACCTCTGTCCCGAGGAGGGCCTGGAGGATGCCAGCCCCGTCAAGAGCACCACCACCCCCAGGAAAGAGTACTCTCATCACCCCCTGGGTCACACTGCCACCACCTCTCCAGCCATGGCACCACCACAGTACACCACCATCAAACAGGAGGTCAAGCAGGAGCCCATGGAGG ctGAACTCTCCAGACCAACACCGGTGGTCCCCAACGCCTCCACCAGCAGCAGCACTACCCTCCTTGACGTAGAAGGTCTCCTGGGCCTTCCCCCCAGCATGCTCCAGATGACAGAGGACCAGCTCTCGGGACCCGGGTTTACCCCTGACCCCAACGCCCCCTTCGTCAGCTTCTCACCGGCCCTCGACCACGACGACTACCTATGGGGGCTGGAGGACGGCGAGGGCGTGTCCGACTTCTTCGACACCTACGACCTGGGAGACCTGCTGCGAAGctga